The region CATTCATATTCTGTTCCAGCCTTTTCACTCCCATAAATATGACCAGGGTCCCCGGGAATCGAGCCAGGTTTTCCCAATCAAGGCCGGTTTCTTTTTTGGTCGGGTCTTCATGGCCGGTGATGAATGTAACCATTGATGCATGGTCCCTATGGGTTACAGGGATTCCGGCATAAGCAGGTACTGCAATAGCAGAGGTGATACCGGGTACAACCTCAAAATCGATCCCTGCCTGCACAAGTTTTTCAGCTTCTTCGCCGCCTCTACCGAACATATAGGGATCCCCTCCCTTTAATCGAACGACATTCTTTCCTTCTTCTGCCTTTTTCACTATCATATCGTTGATTTCTGTCTGGGTTAGTTTATGATTGCCTGCATATTTTCCTGCATCTATTTTTTCTGCTGTTTCAGGCATGCTCTGCAGGATTGCTTCTCCTGGCAACTGGTCATAGACTATGACCTCTGCGCTGTCTATCAATTTTCTTGCTTTTATTGTTAGCAGTTCCGGATCTCCGGGACCGGAACCAACAAGATATACTTTCCCGTATCCGCTATTCATGGTATTAATCCTCTATTGACGTGTTTGAGGAACTAAGGAATTGATTGCTTAAAAAGGTTATATGTACTGGATAGAAGTTGGAGGAAGAAAAAGTGAAAAATATACTCATTGTTTATCGAGTATATATAATAAAATGTCCTTGTTGAGTTTTCCTTCTCTTTCTATCTTTCTGGCAATTTCTTCGTCTGCCATGCCCTCTGATTTCAATTCCTTTATTCTTTCATTAACAGAAGGTGAGATGCTGTAATACTCATTTATGTCTTTCCTGTGCCCCCACACATCTCCCTCTATAAGTCTGATTCCTTCCATCTCAAGGAACATTTCAATGGATTTTGATACAGTTTTCCTGTAAGATGAAGGTATCTGGATCACTTCTACATTCTTACATCTTTTAACGAGATCAAATATGTCCTTATTGGAAGGTCGGAAAGCCAGATGAATTACTCTTTCCCCCTCATCGAGTGTTTCAATTTCTTTCCTTTTACTGACAACTCTGATTTTCATGATTCCACTCCTGATATTAAGCTCGATGCATAACTCAATAAATTATTATTAAGTCTTACCTCTTAAATAATTATCGAGTGAGGAGATCATTCATTTTTCTTCAAACGCAACTTTACAGCATCAGCATGAGCGTACAACCCTTCTTCTTCTGCAAGTGTGATTATCGTATCACTCAGGGACTGCAAGCCTTTCCTGTCCAGCTGCTGTATTGTGGAATATTTCAGGAAATGATTGATGTTTAATCCGGAGTAGAGTCTTGTATATCCGGCTGTGGGGAGAACATGATTTGTTCCTGAAGCATAATCACCGGTTGAAACGGGAGCATATTTTCCCATAAAAATCGACCCGGCACTATCAATTCTGTCCAGGACTGCCTCATCATCTGCTGTCACTATCTCAAGATGTTCGGGTCCGAATTTGTTGGAAAATCCAATACACTCATCAAGAGAATTACCTATAAGGATGGCCGCATTTTGCAGGGCTTCTTTCACAATCTCTGACCTGGGTGTAGTATCTGCAAGTTCTTCTAAGCGTTGTTGTGTATTCGCTGCAATTTCCTCAGAAGTAGTCGTTAATACACAGATTGCGTTGGGGTCATGTTCGGCCTGTGCCAGCAGGTCAGCTGCGATGAAATCCGGGTCTGCAGTTTCATCTGCGATTATCAGGATCTCACTGGGCCCTGCCGGAAAATCTATCTCTGTATGTGTGCGGATAAGCATCTTTGCCGTAGTCACAAATACATTTCCCGGCCCCACAATCTTGTCTACGGGTTTAACGCTTTCAGTTCCATAGGCAAGAGCTGCAACAGCCTGCACACCGCCGAGTCTGTATATCCTGTCAGCACCAGCGACCTTTGCAGCTGCAAGTGTCAGGGGATTTACCTTTCCATCGGTCCCGGGAGGAGTACACATGGCTACGTCTTTCACACCTGCAACTTTGGCTGGGATTATTGTCATAAGGGCTGTTGAAGGGTAAGATGCTCTTCCTCCGGGTACATAGGCACCTACGGATCTTAAGGGTACGGTTTTCTGTCCGGCTTTAATTCCAAGGGAAATTTCCACAAACCATTTGTCCCGGGGTAATTGTGCTTCATGGAATTTCCGGATGTTCGATGCAGCCTTATCCAGATGTTTCAACAAAGACGGGTCTACTTTTGTCATTGCTTCATTAATTTCGTCTTCAGTTACTTCGATGGCACCAATACGGGCTTTGTCAAATTTTTCAGTATAATAACGCAGGGCACTATCCCCGTCCTTTTTCACATCTGCAAGGATTGTTTCAACTGCATCCCTAACAGTCATCAGATCTGATGCCCTTTCCATAAGATTATTTAATTCATTATTGGTGAGGTCTTCAATTTTCTTATAAAGCATGGGGTAAGTCTCCGTCTTTGTATTTATGTATTAGATCGTTATTTCAGATAAAATCCTGAAATGTTTTTTGTTGTTTTTTATTTTCCAATGTTTCCGGCTCTACATAACCATTGCTGTCAGTTTCTCTGCCCAGATATGACAGGATTTTTTGGGCGATCTTTGGCCCGACTATCCCTGCAAGTTGCTTTTCATCTGCTGTTGCAAGTTTCTGGCGGCTGCGATATCCTTTCTTGAAAAGTTTGCGTGCTCTTGCTCTGCCCACGTTGGGAATTTCCACCAATTCGATTAGTTCACTGCCTGCGCCATAATGTATCCTTTTTTCAAGTTTAGCACATTCAGTTTCAAGTTGTGGATTTATCCTGGATGCAATCCTTTGGGTGGCATGCATCAGCCACTCGGCAATATCAGAGCTGGCATAAATGTCTCCTTCTCCGACCTGATAGTTCTCAACAATTTTTTCCAGGCTTTTTTCATTGATCCATTCCAGCAGTAACAAAGCGGTCTTGACCTCTGAAAGAAACCATTCATATTCTATCTGCTTGAAAGGACTGGGAACTTCGATAAACTCTTCTGTATGATTCATAACATAATCATTTATTATTTCATAATCCCTGTTGCGCAAGTAAAGCAGGCGCATATCCGGTGTACTGCAAATCAGTTGCAACAAAGTCATATCTGTGACATGTGTGGTTTTTTCAAGTCCGCGGATAATTTTTGAAGCCGAAAGGGGGTCAATATATAGCGAGGATATCATTTTACCCAGTTCGGTTGCTCTGATGGTCTCATTGTCCTGTTCAAGCATTCCCTCATTCTTGAGGAAGATCAGGCAGTCTTCCAGCAGTTCTTCGAAATTCCAGCTCTGTTGCTGGTGGGCAAAAAATGTGGAACCCAAAAAGGTAAGTATCTCCCTGTGGCAATTTGCAAAACCGCTTGCAATAGTTGAAAGGATATGAGTGCGCAGTGCATTCTCGGTACCCAGCTTTGACCAGATATCTTCTGCAGAAGCGCTGATATATCTCTCCAGCACATCGGTGAATTCTTCATAGGTTTTCACTATGACTACAGCCTCTCCGTAAGGGTCCAGATGTGGCCTGCCTGCCCTGCCGGCCATCTGTTTGTAGTCAAGTACAGGGATGGGTTGCATTCCTGCATTGGGATCATAACGTTTGTAACTGCGGATGATCACACGACGGGCAGGCAGGTTCAATCCGGCTGCCAGTGTTGGTGTGCTGCAGATCATCTTTATTAAATTGTTCCGGAAAGCATCTTCTACGATCCTGCGATGGGCGGAATTCAGTCCTGCATGATGAAAAGCAACCCCTTTTTTTATGCAGTAGGCAAGAGTTTCAGTAAGTTTAGTCTCCCCGTTTTCCAGAACCTCTTTTGCAACTTCTTCCAGTTCATTGCGATTTTGCCTGTCGAGCAGTTCTCCGACAGCAGGAGCACATTTCTTTGCAAATCCGACGCAATTTCTCCGACTGCTGTCAAATACAAGACATTGTCCTCCCTGGATAACAGTGTCTATCACAAGGTTCACAGAATCTTCCTTGTGGCGTCTTTCGATAAACGTCTGGTCTTCATCGAAATTGATGGCATCCCCGTAAAAAATCCCCTCATGTAAGTATGTGGGTCTCCATTCACTCAATACGAGTTTGGCTTCCAGCCACTGTGCAATTTCCATCGCATTACCAACTGTAGCTGAAAGAGCAACCACCTGTGCCCCGGGATTGAGTCTTTTGAGTTTTGCCAGGGTTACTTCCAGTGTAGGTCCTCTGTTTGCCGAATCCAGCAGGTGTACCTCATCAACGATCACAGCGGTGATATCTTTCATCCAGGGTGTGGAATTACGCAAAAGGGAATCTGTTTTCTCGGAGGTAGCTACTATTATGTCATTGGAACCCAGCCATTCATCCCGTGAATCAAAATCCCCGGTTGATATGGCTGTCTTTATTCCTAGACTCTCAAATCTTTTAAAATCCCTGAATTTTTCAGAAGCCAATGCACGAAGGGGTACAATGTAAAGGGCTTTTCCTCCCTTTTTAATAGCCTTTAACATCGCCATCTCTGCAAGTAAGGTCTTCCCTGATGCTGTAGGGATTGCTGCAAGGAGGTTTTCTCCTTGCAGAAGTCCTTTTTCTACAGCATCTGCCTGGGGCGGATAGAGTTCTTCTATACCGGCCTGAAGATATACTTCAATGGCTTCTGAAGGCAGGTCCAGTTCTTCTATTTTCATGAAATTTCACATCTAAGGCGAGTTTGGATATCACTTTTGCTGTTGAAAGGTACAAATACAATTAATAGCATTTATTATTAAAGGGAATACAGGTTATTTTGCAAATAGATATTCTGCTTCAAAGTAAAATCATCGGCTAAATCCCGTTCTGGACATTTAATGGTAAAAACTAAATTATAAGCACTATTATTTAGTGAATGTTTTATTAAGAATAAATAT is a window of Methanohalophilus mahii DSM 5219 DNA encoding:
- the hisD gene encoding histidinol dehydrogenase; translation: MLYKKIEDLTNNELNNLMERASDLMTVRDAVETILADVKKDGDSALRYYTEKFDKARIGAIEVTEDEINEAMTKVDPSLLKHLDKAASNIRKFHEAQLPRDKWFVEISLGIKAGQKTVPLRSVGAYVPGGRASYPSTALMTIIPAKVAGVKDVAMCTPPGTDGKVNPLTLAAAKVAGADRIYRLGGVQAVAALAYGTESVKPVDKIVGPGNVFVTTAKMLIRTHTEIDFPAGPSEILIIADETADPDFIAADLLAQAEHDPNAICVLTTTSEEIAANTQQRLEELADTTPRSEIVKEALQNAAILIGNSLDECIGFSNKFGPEHLEIVTADDEAVLDRIDSAGSIFMGKYAPVSTGDYASGTNHVLPTAGYTRLYSGLNINHFLKYSTIQQLDRKGLQSLSDTIITLAEEEGLYAHADAVKLRLKKNE
- a CDS encoding ATP-dependent DNA helicase, yielding MKIEELDLPSEAIEVYLQAGIEELYPPQADAVEKGLLQGENLLAAIPTASGKTLLAEMAMLKAIKKGGKALYIVPLRALASEKFRDFKRFESLGIKTAISTGDFDSRDEWLGSNDIIVATSEKTDSLLRNSTPWMKDITAVIVDEVHLLDSANRGPTLEVTLAKLKRLNPGAQVVALSATVGNAMEIAQWLEAKLVLSEWRPTYLHEGIFYGDAINFDEDQTFIERRHKEDSVNLVIDTVIQGGQCLVFDSSRRNCVGFAKKCAPAVGELLDRQNRNELEEVAKEVLENGETKLTETLAYCIKKGVAFHHAGLNSAHRRIVEDAFRNNLIKMICSTPTLAAGLNLPARRVIIRSYKRYDPNAGMQPIPVLDYKQMAGRAGRPHLDPYGEAVVIVKTYEEFTDVLERYISASAEDIWSKLGTENALRTHILSTIASGFANCHREILTFLGSTFFAHQQQSWNFEELLEDCLIFLKNEGMLEQDNETIRATELGKMISSLYIDPLSASKIIRGLEKTTHVTDMTLLQLICSTPDMRLLYLRNRDYEIINDYVMNHTEEFIEVPSPFKQIEYEWFLSEVKTALLLLEWINEKSLEKIVENYQVGEGDIYASSDIAEWLMHATQRIASRINPQLETECAKLEKRIHYGAGSELIELVEIPNVGRARARKLFKKGYRSRQKLATADEKQLAGIVGPKIAQKILSYLGRETDSNGYVEPETLENKKQQKTFQDFI
- a CDS encoding DUF1699 family protein; the protein is MKIRVVSKRKEIETLDEGERVIHLAFRPSNKDIFDLVKRCKNVEVIQIPSSYRKTVSKSIEMFLEMEGIRLIEGDVWGHRKDINEYYSISPSVNERIKELKSEGMADEEIARKIEREGKLNKDILLYILDKQ
- the cobA gene encoding uroporphyrinogen-III C-methyltransferase; this encodes MNSGYGKVYLVGSGPGDPELLTIKARKLIDSAEVIVYDQLPGEAILQSMPETAEKIDAGKYAGNHKLTQTEINDMIVKKAEEGKNVVRLKGGDPYMFGRGGEEAEKLVQAGIDFEVVPGITSAIAVPAYAGIPVTHRDHASMVTFITGHEDPTKKETGLDWENLARFPGTLVIFMGVKRLEQNMNALKKYGKSPTTPVAIIEKGTHPDQRITTGNLENIAEKAKKAGVKAPAITVVGDVVSVHDILGMQEVVWG